One stretch of Sporocytophaga myxococcoides DSM 11118 DNA includes these proteins:
- a CDS encoding DUF2339 domain-containing protein has translation MELLIFIGLLIIIILLIRQNSLVDSKLNELSKKIDGLKNEIKKLSVTEPRPSKSAEKKDESILSQILNLDNPKQEPVKITEPKIESQAKEQEPVKKQVPVLSPAKAVSSAKPKEKKPTFFERNPDIEKFIGENLINKIGIAILVLGIGFFVKYAIDQNWIHEIGRVFIGILCGGILLGLAHKMRKTFAAFSSVLIGGGMSIFYFTISIAFHEYNLFSQTAAFLIMVVITGFSVLFSITYNRKELAVLAIIGGFASPFMVSTGEGNYIILFTYIITLNTGMLVLAYFKGWKILNIISYLFTIVLYGGWLITKVKGIPDAPYTGAMVFATLFYLIFFLMNIINNIKENKKFAAIDISILLSNTFLYYTAGMIILANIKGGMFQGLFTAVIAIFNFIFAFTLYKTKKADTNLIYLLIGLVLTFLSLAAPVQLEGNYITLFWSAEAVLLLWLSQKSGITLIKVGSLAVTVLMLVSLIMDWISIYDRNFSETIILNKGFITSIIALTSLILTRLLLKKETATSIIFLPVKYYDKALGTIFLTLLYFAGFLELHYQLLNHISIGSLRAIITGSYNFMFVLSLLLLDQKDTSRVSMIRTLVLGLLSSIFYMTYYHQEIIKLREAYLIAQSTTFLSFTYQYIDTLLFTGILVLMYRKVKSVFGFKVITGKLFLWYLSFVALFILSSELDHVVLFIFYKEMQGASYIISQNHKIGYPILWGLSSLVFMVLGMKKKRKELRIISLTTFFITLLKLFIFDLRGISEGGKIASFICLGVLLLVISFMYQKLKKLIIDDETTIAS, from the coding sequence AAGTCTGCTGAGAAGAAAGACGAATCGATATTATCACAAATACTTAATCTTGACAACCCTAAACAGGAGCCCGTTAAGATTACCGAACCCAAAATTGAATCCCAAGCTAAGGAACAAGAACCTGTAAAAAAACAAGTTCCTGTCCTATCTCCTGCAAAAGCCGTTTCTTCTGCAAAACCAAAAGAGAAAAAACCTACCTTCTTTGAAAGAAATCCGGACATTGAAAAATTTATCGGTGAAAATCTCATCAATAAAATTGGTATTGCCATACTAGTTTTAGGAATTGGATTTTTTGTAAAATATGCAATAGACCAAAACTGGATACATGAAATCGGTAGAGTATTTATAGGAATACTTTGTGGAGGAATATTGCTAGGACTTGCACATAAAATGCGTAAGACATTTGCAGCCTTCAGCTCCGTACTGATAGGCGGAGGAATGTCTATATTTTACTTCACCATATCAATAGCATTCCATGAGTACAATTTATTCAGCCAGACAGCAGCATTCCTGATAATGGTTGTGATAACGGGATTTTCAGTACTATTTTCAATAACCTATAACAGAAAAGAACTAGCAGTACTTGCTATTATAGGAGGCTTTGCTTCTCCCTTCATGGTAAGCACAGGAGAAGGTAATTACATCATCCTTTTCACCTATATCATCACGTTAAATACCGGCATGCTGGTTTTGGCTTATTTTAAAGGCTGGAAGATTCTGAATATTATCTCTTACCTCTTCACTATAGTGCTTTATGGAGGCTGGCTGATAACCAAAGTAAAAGGTATTCCTGACGCGCCGTATACCGGCGCCATGGTATTTGCCACACTCTTTTATCTGATATTCTTCCTTATGAATATCATTAATAATATAAAAGAAAATAAAAAATTCGCAGCAATAGATATCAGTATCTTATTGAGCAATACATTCCTTTATTACACAGCTGGTATGATCATACTTGCCAATATTAAAGGAGGAATGTTCCAGGGATTATTCACAGCAGTGATCGCAATTTTCAATTTTATTTTTGCATTCACATTGTATAAAACCAAAAAAGCCGACACTAACCTTATTTATTTACTTATAGGTCTTGTCCTTACATTCCTAAGTCTTGCTGCTCCTGTTCAGTTGGAAGGGAACTATATTACACTATTCTGGTCTGCTGAAGCAGTGCTTCTGTTATGGCTATCTCAAAAATCGGGGATAACACTTATTAAAGTAGGATCTTTAGCTGTAACTGTTCTTATGCTTGTAAGTCTGATAATGGACTGGATAAGCATCTATGACCGAAATTTTTCTGAAACAATCATTTTAAACAAAGGATTTATCACAAGTATTATAGCTCTTACTTCTCTAATCCTTACAAGATTATTACTAAAGAAAGAAACTGCGACAAGTATAATTTTCCTTCCGGTTAAATATTATGACAAAGCACTGGGCACTATATTTCTGACTTTATTATATTTTGCAGGTTTCCTTGAACTTCATTATCAATTATTAAACCACATATCAATTGGCAGCTTGAGGGCTATCATTACCGGGAGCTATAATTTCATGTTTGTACTTTCCCTCTTGCTATTAGACCAAAAAGACACATCAAGGGTATCGATGATCAGGACACTCGTTCTGGGATTATTGTCAAGCATCTTCTACATGACTTATTATCATCAAGAAATCATCAAACTGAGAGAAGCGTATCTGATAGCTCAAAGTACAACTTTCCTCAGCTTTACTTACCAATACATTGACACATTGCTGTTCACAGGCATATTAGTTTTAATGTACCGAAAAGTCAAATCTGTGTTTGGCTTTAAAGTGATTACTGGAAAGCTCTTCCTATGGTATCTTTCATTTGTTGCACTTTTCATTCTAAGCAGTGAACTGGACCATGTTGTACTTTTCATTTTCTATAAAGAAATGCAAGGAGCGAGCTATATAATCAGTCAGAACCACAAAATAGGATATCCTATCCTGTGGGGCTTGAGCTCCCTTGTATTTATGGTTCTTGGGATGAAGAAAAAAAGAAAGGAACTCCGTATTATTTCTCTGACAACATTCTTTATCACTCTGCTTAAGTTATTTATATTCGACTTAAGAGGTATTTCAGAAGGAGGGAAAATTGCCTCATTTATCTGTCTGGGAGTTCTATTATTAGTAATTTCATTTATGTATCAAAAGCTTAAAAAGCTAATCATAGATGATGAAACAACTATTGCTTCATAA
- a CDS encoding OmpA family protein, giving the protein MTRPINILILLFLIITRTSLAQTAGIVEEDHFDNNETGWRLPNGPTDQSDIRGGKLVWQHNDPAGGSINNYFNLLNTSANFSAEAKFGIRKPGSEYGLMIGTDQENALYFNVKNLQYRILEVKKGKPTLIKEFTTSLKIKVDNNILKIEKSGSTVRFLANDHVLTEINYPALTGKAVGFAAWGTSSFDVDDFFIKGTKLKINTAPNLSYSSPAENLGAGVNTAYGELTPVVTPDGNGLYFTRNYSPENKGGAGDYQDVYYSSFQNGKWGKAVNVGVPINNDGPNAVSSVSPDGNTVLLMNTYDSKGAAQGMGLSMSNKTKNGWSMPTRVNVRNYYNKSTFNEYFLSSDKKVLLMALQRDETYGSRDIYVSFLENDNTWSVPKNIGSVVNTPGTELSPFLAADGVTLYFSSTGHPGYGKNDIFVSRRLDNTWTNWSVPQNIGLPVNSKGMDAYYSIPASGEYAYFISEEKATGKSDIFRIKLPGPVKPNPLILIYGKVLNSKTKEPIETGITYRDLDDDKEAGIASSDPHNGDYKIALPYNQVYSFFAEHPGFYSVRDTISVPNISEYMEIERNIYLTPLEVGEDIPLKNVFFVRSEPKLLPISYPELNRLANLLIENPTIEIELSGHTDNMGDPDKNVTLSEQRVETVKNYLISKGISGDRISGKGYGGAKPIADNTKEETRKLNRRVEFKIVKF; this is encoded by the coding sequence ATGACAAGACCAATCAACATCCTTATTTTGCTATTTTTAATTATAACAAGAACTTCTTTGGCACAGACAGCAGGGATAGTAGAAGAAGATCATTTTGACAATAACGAAACAGGATGGCGGCTTCCTAATGGACCAACAGATCAATCAGATATTAGAGGTGGCAAATTGGTATGGCAACACAACGACCCTGCTGGCGGTAGCATCAATAACTACTTTAATCTGCTCAATACCTCAGCAAACTTTTCAGCAGAAGCCAAATTTGGTATACGAAAGCCCGGAAGCGAATATGGTCTCATGATTGGTACAGATCAGGAGAACGCTTTATACTTCAATGTCAAAAACCTTCAATACCGAATACTTGAAGTCAAAAAAGGAAAGCCCACCCTTATCAAGGAATTTACTACCTCATTAAAAATAAAGGTTGATAATAACATCTTAAAAATAGAGAAGAGTGGCTCTACCGTCCGTTTTCTTGCAAATGACCATGTGCTGACTGAGATCAATTATCCAGCTCTTACAGGGAAAGCTGTAGGCTTTGCAGCATGGGGAACATCCTCTTTTGATGTGGATGATTTTTTCATCAAAGGAACAAAACTTAAAATCAATACTGCCCCTAATCTAAGCTATAGCTCTCCTGCTGAAAATCTTGGAGCTGGTGTAAACACTGCGTATGGTGAGTTAACACCAGTTGTGACACCTGATGGTAACGGATTATATTTCACAAGAAACTATTCGCCTGAGAACAAAGGTGGTGCAGGTGATTACCAGGACGTGTATTATTCAAGCTTTCAAAATGGTAAATGGGGCAAAGCTGTAAATGTGGGAGTTCCTATTAATAACGACGGTCCAAATGCTGTATCTTCCGTAAGCCCAGACGGCAATACTGTTCTGTTGATGAATACTTACGACTCCAAAGGTGCAGCCCAGGGAATGGGATTATCCATGTCAAATAAAACCAAAAATGGATGGAGTATGCCTACCAGAGTCAACGTAAGAAATTATTACAACAAAAGTACCTTCAACGAATATTTTTTAAGTAGTGATAAGAAAGTATTGCTAATGGCTCTGCAAAGAGATGAAACTTATGGATCAAGAGATATTTATGTTTCATTTCTGGAAAACGACAATACCTGGTCTGTACCTAAAAACATTGGTTCAGTTGTAAACACACCAGGTACGGAACTATCGCCCTTCCTGGCAGCAGACGGTGTTACTTTGTACTTCAGCAGCACAGGACACCCGGGATATGGGAAGAATGATATATTCGTATCAAGAAGACTTGACAATACCTGGACTAACTGGTCTGTTCCACAAAATATAGGTTTGCCTGTAAATTCAAAAGGCATGGATGCTTATTACAGCATTCCTGCATCCGGCGAGTATGCTTATTTTATTTCTGAAGAAAAAGCAACAGGTAAAAGTGACATCTTCAGAATAAAGCTTCCAGGCCCTGTAAAGCCTAACCCACTGATACTTATTTATGGAAAGGTGCTTAACAGCAAGACCAAGGAACCTATTGAAACCGGTATTACATACAGAGATCTTGACGACGATAAGGAAGCTGGTATAGCAAGCTCAGATCCACATAATGGAGATTATAAAATAGCATTGCCATATAATCAGGTTTATTCCTTTTTTGCCGAACATCCCGGTTTTTATTCAGTGCGTGACACCATCAGCGTCCCTAACATCAGTGAGTATATGGAGATAGAGCGTAATATCTATCTTACTCCACTTGAAGTTGGTGAAGACATTCCATTGAAAAACGTCTTCTTCGTAAGAAGCGAACCAAAGTTACTGCCAATATCTTACCCTGAGTTAAATAGACTTGCAAATCTGCTTATTGAAAATCCAACGATAGAGATTGAACTTTCCGGACATACAGACAATATGGGTGATCCGGATAAAAATGTAACGCTTTCAGAACAAAGGGTTGAAACTGTGAAAAATTATCTTATTTCAAAAGGTATTTCAGGAGACCGAATATCAGGGAAAGGTTACGGAGGTGCCAAGCCTATAGCAGACAATACAAAGGAGGAAACCCGAAAATTGAACAGAAGAGTTGAGTTTAAAATTGTTAAGTTTTAA
- a CDS encoding NAD(P)H-dependent oxidoreductase, giving the protein MKNVVIINGHPFRESFNASLAYAYKSGVKEAGANVVEIFIGDLTFNPNLQYGYSKRMELEPDLQDAWKTIKQADHLVWIHPVWWGGMPSLMKGFIDRLFLPGMAFSPKENSIWWNKLLTGKTARIITTMDQPGWYYRLVYGRPSINQLKRCTLEFCGITPVEVTTIGIIKTSDNAKREKWLKKAYDLGLALS; this is encoded by the coding sequence ATGAAAAATGTTGTAATTATTAATGGGCACCCTTTTAGGGAAAGTTTTAACGCTTCTCTCGCATATGCTTATAAGTCAGGCGTGAAAGAAGCAGGGGCTAATGTGGTTGAAATCTTTATTGGCGATCTTACTTTTAATCCAAACCTTCAATATGGATATAGTAAAAGAATGGAGCTTGAGCCTGATCTTCAGGATGCATGGAAAACTATTAAACAGGCTGATCATCTTGTCTGGATACACCCCGTCTGGTGGGGAGGTATGCCATCTCTTATGAAAGGATTCATAGACAGATTGTTTCTTCCCGGGATGGCCTTCAGCCCTAAGGAAAATTCAATATGGTGGAATAAATTACTTACCGGTAAAACTGCAAGAATCATTACTACTATGGATCAGCCTGGATGGTATTACAGACTTGTTTACGGAAGACCTAGTATCAATCAACTTAAAAGATGTACTTTGGAATTTTGTGGAATAACCCCCGTCGAAGTTACTACCATAGGAATAATAAAAACTTCAGATAACGCGAAAAGGGAAAAATGGCTCAAGAAGGCTTATGACCTGGGGTTGGCCTTAAGTTAG
- a CDS encoding Crp/Fnr family transcriptional regulator: MKDFLQSFNLLTEDEIETFITMVETCDLERGEYFIRDGNICNVVAYIESGILRSFYTTPKGEEMTYCISFQNSFMTAYSSFITGLPTMENVQAITPVRLLLLQKKDIDKISETSTNWLKFTKLMAEKEYLELEKRVFSYQRESAKERYENLLLTRPQYIEQIPLKYLASYLGITPRHLSRLRAEMI; the protein is encoded by the coding sequence ATGAAAGATTTTTTACAATCATTTAATCTTCTTACTGAAGATGAAATAGAGACGTTTATCACCATGGTTGAAACCTGTGATCTCGAAAGAGGGGAGTATTTCATCCGGGATGGTAATATTTGCAATGTTGTTGCATATATCGAATCAGGCATATTGCGCTCTTTTTATACAACACCAAAAGGTGAAGAAATGACGTATTGCATTTCATTTCAAAATTCATTCATGACTGCCTATTCATCTTTCATTACAGGACTTCCTACTATGGAGAATGTTCAGGCAATTACACCTGTCAGACTACTCTTGTTGCAAAAAAAAGATATAGACAAAATTTCAGAAACCAGCACAAACTGGCTTAAGTTTACGAAGCTAATGGCTGAAAAGGAGTACCTTGAACTGGAAAAAAGAGTGTTTTCTTATCAGCGTGAAAGTGCAAAGGAGCGGTATGAAAACCTTTTGCTTACGCGTCCTCAATATATAGAACAGATTCCTCTCAAATATCTCGCTTCTTATCTTGGTATCACTCCAAGACATTTAAGTCGTTTAAGAGCTGAAATGATTTAA
- a CDS encoding MBOAT family O-acyltransferase, producing the protein MATVEGDFRKYLLGNSLILNVGLLAYFKYSNFFVENFNWALFKLGFTPMDWTAVILPIGISFFTFQKITYSIDIYRKLNNPLEKISDYILYILLFPHLIAGPIVRYHEIADQIRNRDSEDNANNRLYGFFRFTIGLAKKVLIANILAEQADKIFAMDVNTISSSTAWIGALAYTFQIYFDFSGYSDMAIGLAKMMGFTFPENFNLPYISKSITEFWRRWHITLGQWMRDYLYIPLGGNRVTPNRILINLLIVFLISGLWHGAAWTFILWGAYHGFFLILDKLFLLKFYKKIGVGFGLPITFVLTVFGWVLFRASDLKQAIIFIKRMILFSNNGLAPIELHKGFWITFYIAIFFSFIALIPKAEKMIENFFSPSEDLKEFSYLKYITTAVLLVISASILISTGFNPFIYFRF; encoded by the coding sequence ATGGCAACTGTAGAAGGAGACTTCAGGAAATACCTGCTTGGTAATTCTCTCATTTTAAATGTGGGGCTTTTGGCATATTTCAAATACTCCAATTTCTTTGTTGAAAACTTCAATTGGGCTTTATTTAAACTTGGATTTACTCCAATGGATTGGACTGCTGTGATTTTACCCATAGGAATTTCATTTTTCACCTTTCAAAAAATCACTTATTCCATAGATATATATAGAAAGCTTAATAATCCACTTGAAAAAATTTCAGACTACATTTTATATATACTCTTATTTCCTCACCTTATTGCCGGGCCAATTGTAAGATATCATGAGATAGCAGACCAGATTCGCAACAGAGACAGTGAAGATAATGCAAACAACAGGTTATATGGTTTTTTCAGATTTACAATAGGTCTTGCTAAAAAGGTTTTAATTGCTAATATACTTGCTGAACAGGCGGATAAGATCTTTGCTATGGATGTTAATACAATAAGTTCATCTACAGCATGGATAGGAGCTTTAGCCTATACATTTCAAATTTATTTCGACTTCTCCGGATATTCAGATATGGCAATAGGATTAGCCAAAATGATGGGCTTTACATTTCCTGAAAATTTTAATTTGCCATATATTTCAAAGAGCATAACAGAATTCTGGAGAAGGTGGCACATCACTCTGGGTCAATGGATGAGGGATTATCTTTATATACCGCTTGGAGGCAACAGAGTGACTCCAAACAGAATCTTAATAAACTTGCTTATTGTATTTTTAATTTCAGGTTTATGGCATGGTGCAGCCTGGACTTTTATTTTATGGGGAGCATACCATGGGTTTTTCCTTATTTTAGACAAACTGTTTTTATTAAAATTTTATAAAAAGATAGGAGTTGGGTTTGGTCTTCCCATTACATTTGTCCTAACAGTATTTGGCTGGGTATTATTCAGAGCAAGTGATTTGAAACAAGCTATAATATTCATAAAAAGAATGATTTTATTTAGCAATAATGGGTTGGCACCTATCGAGCTTCACAAAGGCTTTTGGATTACTTTCTATATTGCAATATTCTTTTCATTTATCGCTTTAATACCAAAAGCAGAAAAGATGATCGAAAATTTCTTCTCTCCTTCTGAAGACCTTAAAGAGTTCTCTTATTTAAAATATATAACAACAGCAGTCCTTTTAGTAATCAGCGCAAGTATATTAATTTCCACAGGCTTTAATCCTTTCATTTACTTCAGATTTTAA
- a CDS encoding alginate O-acetyltransferase AlgX-related protein translates to MKTEKIREILVSLFIIFLTLPILQHAFKIFPLQSLKGAFNERYLPEFKKQDWFTSTYQSNFEGYVNDRIGFKPWFVKIKNQIEYSVFDKVNASNVIVGKNEVLFQDFYISALLGNDFLGEETIKSKVSKLKFVQDELSKNNVQFLFVIAPGKASFFPEYLPDQIDLSKKGLSNYDIVVREFNNFGINYIDLKQLFLAKKSTSLYPLFPKCGIHWSGYGTTLAADTMFKTIEKLCHKDLINFHSLPGEKTNTNLKYTDSDIGDAMNLLIPIESDSLYYPSVKFEKNDSTQKINGLFIGDSFTQSFYGFYPYFQELLLPDSRYWSYNKYIYWPEGLGIGADVGTFHLYNEIKNRDIVVIVSTEQNLSNFSFDFGDRAFDLLNNPELMKLGPMEYQILKVENEIRNSPELFAAVTQKALERNLPLDTMIRYDAIWIINDTNGKGH, encoded by the coding sequence ATGAAAACAGAAAAAATAAGAGAAATCTTAGTAAGTCTATTTATTATATTTCTTACTCTTCCTATACTGCAACATGCTTTTAAAATTTTTCCTTTACAATCACTTAAAGGAGCATTTAATGAAAGATATTTACCAGAGTTCAAAAAGCAAGACTGGTTTACGTCTACATATCAATCCAATTTTGAAGGATATGTCAATGATAGAATAGGTTTCAAACCCTGGTTTGTAAAAATCAAAAATCAAATTGAATATTCTGTTTTTGATAAAGTAAATGCTTCAAATGTTATTGTAGGCAAGAATGAAGTTCTTTTTCAGGATTTTTACATATCAGCATTATTAGGAAACGATTTCCTCGGTGAAGAAACGATTAAATCAAAAGTTTCAAAACTAAAATTTGTGCAGGATGAATTATCCAAAAATAATGTCCAGTTCCTATTTGTTATTGCTCCCGGGAAAGCCTCTTTTTTTCCGGAATATTTACCTGATCAAATTGATTTGAGCAAAAAAGGTCTATCAAATTATGATATTGTCGTAAGAGAATTTAATAATTTTGGAATAAATTATATAGATCTTAAACAGCTTTTCCTTGCGAAGAAAAGCACTTCTCTCTATCCCCTTTTTCCTAAATGCGGAATTCACTGGAGCGGCTATGGAACCACTCTGGCGGCAGACACCATGTTTAAGACCATTGAGAAGTTGTGTCATAAAGATCTTATAAATTTTCACAGTCTGCCTGGAGAAAAAACCAATACAAACTTAAAGTACACTGATAGTGATATTGGAGATGCAATGAACCTTCTTATACCTATAGAATCAGATTCACTTTATTATCCAAGTGTTAAATTTGAAAAAAATGACAGCACACAAAAGATAAATGGTCTTTTTATAGGCGACAGCTTTACCCAAAGCTTTTACGGATTTTATCCTTATTTTCAGGAATTGCTACTTCCGGACTCTAGATATTGGAGCTATAATAAATACATATATTGGCCTGAAGGTCTTGGAATAGGCGCAGATGTAGGGACATTTCATCTCTACAATGAAATAAAAAATAGAGACATTGTAGTTATTGTTTCCACGGAGCAAAACCTATCAAACTTCTCATTTGATTTTGGGGATAGGGCCTTTGATTTATTGAACAATCCAGAATTAATGAAATTAGGACCGATGGAATACCAAATATTAAAAGTAGAGAATGAAATCCGAAATTCTCCAGAACTATTCGCTGCCGTCACTCAAAAGGCACTTGAAAGAAATCTTCCTCTTGATACAATGATTAGATATGATGCAATATGGATCATAAATGATACCAATGGTAAAGGCCATTAA
- a CDS encoding VOC family protein, translating into MNLNQITVPSLDLTVSIAFYKNIGLRLIVNALPDYARFVCPDGSSTFSLHRVDELPSGDGVWIYFECENLDEVTNTLCEKGIQFTEMPNDKSWLWREARLKDPDNNQLILFYAGENRINPPWKVQ; encoded by the coding sequence ATGAATTTAAATCAAATAACAGTTCCATCATTAGACCTCACAGTGTCAATAGCATTTTATAAAAATATTGGTTTAAGGTTAATCGTAAATGCTTTACCTGATTATGCAAGGTTCGTATGCCCTGATGGAAGTTCAACCTTCTCTCTACATAGAGTGGATGAACTGCCTTCCGGTGATGGAGTATGGATATATTTTGAATGCGAAAACCTTGATGAAGTGACAAACACTTTATGTGAAAAGGGAATTCAATTCACTGAGATGCCCAATGATAAGTCGTGGTTGTGGAGGGAAGCAAGATTAAAAGATCCTGATAATAATCAATTGATACTTTTTTATGCAGGTGAAAACAGAATTAATCCTCCATGGAAAGTCCAGTGA